A single genomic interval of Ischnura elegans chromosome 3, ioIscEleg1.1, whole genome shotgun sequence harbors:
- the LOC124155388 gene encoding uncharacterized protein LOC124155388 isoform X1, which yields MDARRQPITVVLVLAAVVVVVLAAVAEAQLCALCECPATNALVCGRTIGADGRVKFRGFSSRCVMECNNKCRKTKYEFVKRGRCGPKVPKPTRNPSENSVLPKRRGANNATMPGAKVAPAAE from the exons ATGGACGCGAGACGCCAGCCAATCACAG TAGTGTTGGTGCTGGCTGCCGTGGTAGTTGTGGTGCTTGCCGCAGTGGCCGAGGCGCAGCTGTGCGCGCTGTGCGAATGCCCCGCCACCAATGCGTTGGTGTGCGGAAGGACGATCGGCGCGGACGGAAGAGTGAAATTTCGCGGCTTCTCCAGCAGATGCGTCATGGAGTGCAACAACAAGTGCAGGAAAACCA AGTACGAGTTCGTGAAGCGGGGTCGCTGTGGTCCAAAGGTCCCCAAGCCCACCAGGAACCCCAGCGAGAACAGCGTGCTGCCCAAGAGAAGAGGCGCCAACAACGCAACAATGCCCGGCGCCAAGGTAGCGCCCGCCGCCGAGTGA
- the LOC124155388 gene encoding uncharacterized protein LOC124155388 isoform X2: protein MDARRQPITVLVLAAVVVVVLAAVAEAQLCALCECPATNALVCGRTIGADGRVKFRGFSSRCVMECNNKCRKTKYEFVKRGRCGPKVPKPTRNPSENSVLPKRRGANNATMPGAKVAPAAE from the exons ATGGACGCGAGACGCCAGCCAATCACAG TGTTGGTGCTGGCTGCCGTGGTAGTTGTGGTGCTTGCCGCAGTGGCCGAGGCGCAGCTGTGCGCGCTGTGCGAATGCCCCGCCACCAATGCGTTGGTGTGCGGAAGGACGATCGGCGCGGACGGAAGAGTGAAATTTCGCGGCTTCTCCAGCAGATGCGTCATGGAGTGCAACAACAAGTGCAGGAAAACCA AGTACGAGTTCGTGAAGCGGGGTCGCTGTGGTCCAAAGGTCCCCAAGCCCACCAGGAACCCCAGCGAGAACAGCGTGCTGCCCAAGAGAAGAGGCGCCAACAACGCAACAATGCCCGGCGCCAAGGTAGCGCCCGCCGCCGAGTGA